One window of the Candidatus Phycorickettsia trachydisci genome contains the following:
- a CDS encoding DNA-3-methyladenine glycosylase, translating to MTKLGYEFYNRCPVEVASDLLGKKFIFGHYKGIITETEAYRGSDDEASHAFKGPTKRASIMFGPCGQLYVYMIYGMYFCMNIVTGNIGEAGAVLIRGLRLEDKTLDGPGKICRHLGITKVHNGLDLINNDHAYLTEGIKISSPIITSRIGITKAIDKAWRFCTSNV from the coding sequence ATGACAAAATTAGGTTATGAATTTTACAATCGCTGCCCAGTCGAAGTAGCAAGTGACTTGCTGGGTAAAAAATTCATATTTGGTCATTATAAAGGTATCATAACAGAAACAGAGGCATATCGAGGGTCAGACGATGAAGCCTCACATGCCTTTAAGGGACCTACAAAAAGAGCTAGCATTATGTTTGGTCCATGCGGCCAGCTTTATGTGTACATGATATACGGAATGTACTTTTGCATGAATATAGTAACAGGCAATATTGGAGAAGCTGGTGCAGTTTTAATTCGAGGATTAAGGCTAGAAGATAAAACCCTTGATGGACCAGGTAAAATATGTCGCCATTTAGGCATTACAAAAGTGCATAATGGGCTTGATCTTATTAATAACGATCACGCTTATTTAACGGAAGGAATTAAAATATCAAGCCCCATTATTACTTCAAGAATAGGTATTACAAAAGCAATTGATAAAGCTTGGAGATTTTGTACTAGTAATGTTTAA
- the ftsY gene encoding signal recognition particle-docking protein FtsY, translating into MSWFDKIKSGFKSVNDKISETLSNIVQKQVLDPKKLSELQRLLLEADLGVKATKKIIDQISKLKNIVPDMVQSQIKSFIANSFDASLSKELIFRDGLNVIVMCGVNGNGKTTTIGKLAYYYGLKKQKVVLGACDTFRAGATEQLEHWAKVNAIDIVKGEKLPCDPASVAYRAVEYAKNSKADLLIIDTAGRLHNNKNLMEELAKLKKVILKHCDEANVHFLMTIDATTGQNAVRQMEEFKKLIPEIQGFVVTKMDSSAKAGTIINIMDQFNIPVYFIGTGERIEDLETFSPAKFTDKLFE; encoded by the coding sequence ATGTCTTGGTTTGATAAGATTAAAAGTGGTTTTAAATCGGTTAACGACAAAATCAGTGAGACACTGTCTAACATTGTCCAGAAACAAGTCTTAGATCCCAAAAAATTATCTGAGCTTCAGAGACTTTTATTAGAGGCTGATCTAGGTGTTAAAGCTACAAAAAAAATCATTGATCAGATTAGCAAACTAAAAAATATTGTACCAGACATGGTACAGAGTCAAATCAAATCGTTCATTGCCAATTCTTTTGATGCAAGTCTTAGCAAAGAGTTAATCTTTAGAGATGGACTTAACGTAATTGTAATGTGCGGAGTTAATGGCAATGGCAAAACCACTACTATTGGGAAGCTTGCATACTACTACGGACTAAAAAAACAAAAAGTTGTTCTCGGCGCATGCGATACTTTTAGAGCTGGCGCAACTGAACAGCTAGAACATTGGGCAAAAGTTAATGCTATTGATATAGTCAAAGGTGAAAAACTCCCTTGCGATCCAGCAAGCGTTGCTTACAGAGCCGTAGAATATGCAAAAAACTCTAAAGCAGATCTCTTAATTATAGATACCGCCGGTAGATTGCATAATAATAAGAACCTTATGGAAGAGCTCGCAAAGCTTAAGAAGGTAATTTTAAAGCATTGTGATGAAGCAAATGTACACTTCTTAATGACTATAGATGCCACTACTGGACAAAATGCTGTACGTCAGATGGAAGAATTTAAAAAGCTTATACCAGAAATCCAAGGATTTGTTGTAACAAAAATGGATAGCAGCGCAAAAGCTGGAACAATTATCAATATTATGGATCAGTTTAATATCCCTGTATACTTCATCGGCACAGGTGAGAGAATTGAAGATCTAGAAACCTTTAGTCCTGCAAAATTTACCGATAAACTTTTTGAATGA
- a CDS encoding sodium:solute symporter: MLDQIIIFTYLILLLFVGLYTRSQALDIKSYGKIDASIQSSVLFLLTAIFTNSVGGGTVIGLSEKTVSGNLAYVYAMMLTILVDLTVAIFVLPRIAKHYGVVSIGEIVEKHYGQFGRVMSGISASLVSFGYIAVQISASSKIFQYLLQVNYAEGVVLSYLIVITYTAIGGLRSIIFTDFVQFIAIVLCIPIIAFVGLYKLGINEFINALPAAKYSLPLIWQEVFLLFLSFSFMGFYPGFIQRGFMTKDYKYTQRAIFRKSLVYFIFLIFIAINGLLAYIYEHDGASSLALLNLIDHIMPTGLKGIAVVGLIAAVTSTADSELNVASLNITNDVIQPIFKVKNNKIVLLFTQLAAFAVGILAIYLALQFDNVIDLLLFIAGFWLPVMLVPFIACLYEITISKVGLVCCAIAGITAFSYWQEYCADACMVKSAFIGLVANLICFIIVRLIESFKR, encoded by the coding sequence ATGTTAGACCAGATTATTATTTTCACATACCTTATTCTGCTTTTATTCGTAGGTCTTTATACCAGATCTCAGGCCTTAGATATTAAAAGTTATGGCAAGATAGACGCCTCAATTCAATCTAGTGTCTTATTCTTACTTACCGCAATCTTTACAAATAGCGTTGGAGGAGGAACAGTCATAGGACTATCGGAAAAAACGGTAAGCGGCAATTTAGCCTACGTATATGCCATGATGCTTACAATCTTAGTGGATCTTACAGTTGCAATTTTCGTGCTCCCAAGAATTGCAAAACACTATGGCGTAGTAAGTATAGGAGAGATAGTAGAAAAACACTATGGACAATTCGGTAGAGTGATGAGTGGAATTTCTGCAAGCTTAGTTTCTTTTGGCTATATCGCCGTACAAATAAGCGCAAGTAGTAAGATCTTTCAATATTTACTCCAAGTTAATTATGCTGAAGGTGTTGTACTGAGTTATCTAATCGTAATTACTTATACAGCTATAGGAGGTTTGCGTTCTATTATCTTTACGGATTTTGTGCAGTTTATAGCCATAGTTCTTTGTATACCTATTATCGCTTTTGTCGGTCTTTATAAATTAGGAATCAATGAATTTATCAATGCTTTACCAGCAGCTAAATATTCTCTTCCCCTGATTTGGCAAGAAGTATTTTTGCTATTTTTAAGCTTCAGTTTCATGGGCTTTTATCCAGGATTTATTCAAAGAGGTTTCATGACCAAGGATTATAAATATACCCAAAGAGCTATTTTTAGAAAATCACTCGTGTATTTTATATTTTTAATTTTCATCGCAATTAATGGCTTGCTTGCCTACATTTATGAACACGATGGAGCTAGCTCTTTAGCTCTATTAAATCTGATTGACCATATTATGCCTACTGGACTAAAGGGCATAGCTGTAGTAGGTCTTATTGCAGCAGTTACCTCAACTGCGGATTCGGAACTAAATGTTGCATCACTCAACATTACAAATGATGTAATTCAACCAATTTTTAAAGTTAAGAATAATAAAATAGTTCTGCTTTTTACTCAACTTGCCGCTTTTGCTGTAGGTATTTTAGCTATATATCTTGCTTTACAGTTTGATAATGTAATTGATTTACTTTTATTTATAGCTGGGTTTTGGCTACCTGTCATGCTTGTTCCATTTATAGCGTGCTTATATGAAATTACCATAAGCAAGGTAGGTCTTGTATGCTGTGCTATAGCAGGTATTACAGCCTTTAGCTACTGGCAAGAGTATTGCGCAGATGCATGTATGGTTAAAAGCGCTTTTATAGGCTTGGTTGCAAATCTTATTTGTTTTATAATAGTAAGATTGATAGAATCTTTTAAAAGGTAA